From Paraflavitalea devenefica, the proteins below share one genomic window:
- a CDS encoding serine hydrolase domain-containing protein, whose product MPAAPITRFLLQSLFVCCFLIFPCCIGAYAQKGMDEKIDRIITKAMETEEFPGMAVAVIQDNKVLFKKAYGVTSRQQKGKVDEQTVFSIGSVSKAFTGVGVMLLVQQGKIGLDDPIKKYMKNFPKAWNDISIRQFMTHTSGIPDVKGEKDETSFDETVKQAGKQPMAFTPGQKQQYNNFNFAILGKLIETVSGMTYSVYMNKQVFSPLQMNRTGVNTVNANIALGHLVKKGEWKEVASHFRPADYGVPSGGLQTSLTDFIKLGQALNRNTLLNPKTTNTMWVPYSKKLSNTPGWHSRMSGGEVVIHKGGGGTGIGSVCDFKIVPSKKLYVIVMANKANNKISPADITDDILLKCFNIPKDTNGANAGEGNEH is encoded by the coding sequence ATGCCCGCTGCTCCTATTACCCGTTTTCTGCTACAATCCCTGTTCGTATGTTGTTTCCTCATCTTCCCCTGCTGCATAGGCGCCTATGCACAGAAAGGAATGGATGAAAAGATAGACCGGATCATTACCAAGGCCATGGAGACCGAGGAGTTCCCCGGCATGGCGGTGGCCGTTATACAGGATAACAAAGTTTTGTTCAAGAAAGCATACGGCGTTACTTCCCGGCAGCAAAAAGGAAAGGTAGACGAGCAAACGGTTTTCAGCATCGGCTCTGTGTCCAAGGCATTCACCGGTGTGGGCGTCATGCTATTGGTGCAGCAGGGAAAAATAGGGTTGGATGATCCCATCAAAAAGTACATGAAAAACTTCCCGAAAGCCTGGAACGATATCAGCATCCGGCAATTTATGACCCATACCAGTGGCATACCGGATGTAAAGGGCGAAAAGGACGAAACTTCCTTTGACGAAACCGTAAAGCAGGCCGGTAAACAACCCATGGCTTTTACGCCCGGTCAAAAACAGCAGTATAATAATTTCAATTTTGCGATCCTGGGTAAGTTGATCGAAACTGTATCGGGCATGACTTACTCCGTATACATGAATAAGCAGGTGTTCAGTCCGCTTCAAATGAACCGCACAGGGGTGAATACCGTTAACGCCAATATAGCCCTGGGGCATTTGGTGAAGAAAGGGGAATGGAAAGAAGTGGCCTCACATTTCCGCCCGGCAGATTATGGCGTGCCTTCGGGCGGGTTACAAACCTCGCTGACGGATTTTATTAAGCTGGGCCAGGCATTAAACAGGAATACCCTGCTGAACCCCAAAACAACGAATACCATGTGGGTCCCTTATTCCAAAAAGTTATCCAATACGCCCGGCTGGCATTCCCGGATGAGTGGTGGGGAAGTGGTGATCCATAAAGGCGGCGGTGGAACAGGTATCGGCAGTGTTTGTGATTTTAAAATTGTGCCTTCCAAAAAGTTGTACGTTATCGTGATGGCCAATAAAGCCAACAACAAAATATCTCCTGCTGATATCACCGATGATATTTTATTGAAGTGTTTTAATATTCCTAAAGATACCAATGGCGCCAATGCCGGGGAAGGGAATGAGCATTAA
- a CDS encoding proline--tRNA ligase, which yields MRFSKILYKTSKGDSKEVEIRSASLLVRAGYIRQLSSGIFSYLHFGQRSLKKIEGILREEMNAIGGDEICMPVVHPADIWKKTNRWYQIDQSLVRFKDRADRDMVLAMTHEEVVAELCVSEIDSYKQLPKLVYQIFTKFRDEARSRGGLIRVREFTMKDSYSLDRDEAGMVKQYKEHYNAYFKIFARAGLPAVAINSDTGMMGGRMAHEYMYVTPIGEDTVFISDDNKYKANKEIATFKKIYSSKAEAPLEKVHTPGVKTIEDLANFMQMSKEDLCKAVFYTAKIDDKDKVVLLLVRGDTEVNTVKLEKIIKTDKYAPSTAEEILRIGAVPGYASPVGIDRTACLVIADDLVANAKSMVAGANEVDYHMKNVAYGRDFTADVVADVVSAFDGALSPHENSTGSRLRSVRGIEIGNIFQLGTRYTTAMGAVFNDEDGVQKPVIMGSYGIGVGRLLACLAEEYMDDKGLSLPVSVAPYHVALVALADKPELAELADKTYEQLKADGIEVFYDDREMKMASAGVKFADADLIGIPIRITISKRSVQNGGAEIKLRKEEKGEIVPLDQLSAKVKEIVQGLFAQLKAGVDAAEKWVD from the coding sequence ATGCGGTTTTCAAAGATCCTGTACAAGACTTCAAAGGGTGACAGCAAGGAGGTAGAGATCCGTTCGGCAAGCCTGCTGGTGCGCGCCGGGTACATCCGTCAATTGTCCTCAGGTATATTCAGTTATCTTCATTTTGGCCAGCGTAGCCTCAAGAAAATAGAAGGTATTCTCCGGGAAGAGATGAATGCCATCGGCGGCGATGAGATATGCATGCCGGTAGTGCATCCGGCCGATATATGGAAAAAAACGAACCGGTGGTACCAGATAGACCAATCGCTGGTGCGGTTTAAGGACCGTGCCGACCGCGATATGGTACTGGCCATGACCCATGAAGAAGTGGTGGCAGAGCTTTGCGTGAGTGAGATAGACAGCTATAAGCAATTGCCGAAGCTGGTGTACCAGATCTTTACCAAGTTTCGCGATGAAGCGCGCTCTCGCGGCGGACTGATCCGGGTGCGGGAATTCACCATGAAAGATTCTTATTCCCTCGACCGGGATGAAGCGGGCATGGTAAAGCAGTACAAGGAACATTATAATGCTTATTTCAAAATATTTGCCCGTGCGGGATTGCCTGCCGTAGCCATCAACAGCGATACCGGTATGATGGGTGGCCGCATGGCGCATGAATATATGTATGTGACGCCCATCGGTGAAGACACTGTTTTCATCAGTGACGATAATAAATATAAGGCGAATAAGGAAATTGCCACGTTCAAAAAGATCTATTCCAGCAAGGCCGAAGCGCCGTTGGAAAAAGTGCATACGCCCGGCGTGAAGACGATTGAAGACCTGGCCAATTTTATGCAGATGAGCAAGGAGGACCTGTGCAAGGCGGTATTTTATACAGCCAAGATTGATGACAAGGATAAAGTGGTCCTGCTCCTGGTGCGTGGCGATACAGAAGTGAATACCGTGAAGCTGGAGAAGATCATTAAAACAGATAAATACGCTCCTTCCACTGCCGAAGAGATCCTGCGCATAGGTGCGGTACCCGGTTATGCCTCTCCTGTAGGTATTGACCGCACGGCCTGCCTGGTGATTGCAGATGACCTGGTGGCCAATGCTAAAAGTATGGTGGCGGGCGCCAATGAAGTAGATTACCACATGAAGAATGTGGCTTATGGCCGCGATTTCACCGCCGATGTGGTAGCGGATGTGGTCAGCGCTTTTGACGGCGCTTTGAGTCCGCATGAAAACAGCACTGGTTCCCGTTTGCGTTCGGTAAGAGGTATTGAGATCGGGAATATTTTCCAGTTGGGCACCCGGTACACAACCGCCATGGGCGCTGTGTTCAATGATGAAGACGGCGTGCAAAAGCCGGTGATCATGGGTTCTTATGGTATTGGCGTAGGCCGCTTACTGGCTTGTCTGGCCGAAGAGTATATGGATGATAAAGGATTGAGTCTGCCTGTATCGGTAGCCCCTTATCATGTGGCGCTGGTGGCCCTGGCCGATAAGCCCGAGCTGGCGGAGCTGGCCGACAAGACCTACGAACAACTGAAAGCTGATGGCATTGAAGTGTTTTATGACGATCGCGAAATGAAGATGGCATCCGCCGGCGTGAAGTTTGCCGATGCTGACCTCATAGGCATTCCCATCCGCATTACTATTTCCAAACGCTCTGTGCAGAATGGTGGCGCCGAGATCAAGCTGCGCAAGGAAGAGAAAGGGGAGATTGTACCGCTGGACCAACTTTCCGCTAAAGTGAAAGAGATTGTACAGGGATTGTTTGCCCAACTGAAAGCGGGCGTGGACGCTGCAGAGAAGTGGGTTGATTAA